A region of Paenibacillus thiaminolyticus DNA encodes the following proteins:
- a CDS encoding GDP-mannose 4,6-dehydratase, whose protein sequence is MKALVTGVSGFVGSHMAEYLLDRGVEVVGTIRNRSRMEHIRHIESKIHLAECELRDPFSVETLLTQEKPDLIFHLAAQSFVPTSWNSPVDTITNNVAGQLNIFEAVRRHDLDCKIQLACSSEEYGHVEPHETPITEDNPLRPLSPYAVSKAAQDYLGYQYFKSYGLHVLRTRTFNHTGPRRGEQFVTSNFAKQIAEIEKGIRPPVVHVGNLNAKRDFTDVRDVVRAYWLALEKGEPGECYNIASGSCVTIRDMLSMLLSFSNVNIDIVPDPSRMRPSDVEILLGDNSKFSRQTGWKPEIPLERTLEDLLNYWRERAGKQAL, encoded by the coding sequence ATGAAGGCGCTCGTTACCGGTGTCTCCGGGTTTGTCGGAAGCCACATGGCGGAATATTTGCTGGATCGGGGCGTCGAGGTAGTCGGAACGATTCGCAACCGGAGCCGGATGGAGCATATCCGCCATATCGAATCGAAGATTCATCTGGCCGAGTGCGAGCTGCGCGATCCGTTCTCCGTCGAGACGCTGCTGACGCAGGAGAAGCCGGATTTGATTTTCCATCTGGCGGCGCAGAGCTTCGTCCCGACCTCCTGGAATTCTCCCGTCGATACGATTACGAACAATGTGGCGGGGCAGCTTAATATTTTCGAGGCGGTCCGCCGTCATGATCTGGACTGCAAGATCCAGCTCGCCTGCTCCAGCGAAGAATACGGCCATGTCGAGCCTCACGAGACGCCGATTACCGAGGACAATCCGCTTCGGCCGCTCAGTCCGTACGCTGTGAGCAAGGCAGCACAAGATTATCTAGGATACCAATACTTCAAAAGCTATGGTCTGCATGTGCTCCGCACCCGTACCTTCAATCATACGGGCCCTCGCCGGGGCGAGCAGTTCGTGACGTCCAACTTCGCCAAGCAGATTGCCGAGATCGAGAAGGGTATTCGGCCGCCGGTCGTTCATGTCGGCAACCTGAACGCGAAGCGGGACTTTACGGATGTGCGGGATGTGGTGCGGGCCTATTGGCTTGCTCTGGAAAAAGGCGAGCCCGGCGAATGCTACAACATCGCCTCCGGCTCCTGCGTCACGATTCGCGACATGCTGAGCATGCTGCTCTCCTTCAGCAACGTCAACATCGATATCGTGCCGGATCCGAGCCGGATGCGGCCGTCGGATGTCGAGATTTTGCTGGGTGATAACAGCAAATTTTCCCGGCAGACAGGCTGGAAGCCCGAGATCCCGTTGGAACGGACGCTGGAGGATTTGCTGAACTATTGGCGCGAGCGTGCAGGCAAGCAAGCATTGTAA
- a CDS encoding ArpU family phage packaging/lysis transcriptional regulator has product MLATINRTETRKQVESVLAVAKLYRKAGAVRREMRTTLAYIPRYHGATHKVGKPVEETAVHNVEREQYMKTVHDNVTKAIAHLGEAERGVIERCYLSPQNSTPDYLLCHEMNVSERTFRRIKARGVMELAFLLGLEVYAE; this is encoded by the coding sequence ATGTTGGCAACCATTAATCGGACAGAGACGCGCAAGCAGGTGGAATCGGTGTTGGCTGTGGCGAAGCTGTACCGCAAAGCCGGAGCGGTTCGGCGAGAGATGCGGACGACGCTGGCTTATATTCCCCGTTATCATGGGGCGACGCACAAGGTCGGGAAGCCGGTCGAGGAGACCGCGGTCCACAATGTCGAGAGGGAGCAATATATGAAGACCGTTCATGACAATGTGACTAAGGCGATTGCGCATCTCGGCGAGGCGGAGCGGGGCGTGATCGAGCGTTGTTATCTTAGCCCGCAGAACAGCACGCCGGATTATTTGCTCTGCCATGAGATGAATGTTAGCGAGCGCACCTTCCGCCGCATCAAGGCGCGCGGCGTCATGGAGCTGGCCTTCCTGCTCGGGCTGGAAGTGTACGCGGAGTAG
- a CDS encoding response regulator, translating into MSMAGQPVFRVLIADDHAHAREGMRDILAIDSSFVIVGEAVNGEEAIAMTETVMPDMILMDISMPVMDGLEATKHIKERFPYVKIVMVTVSDDITHLFEALKKGAQGYLLKNLQPSAWHEYLRAIAIDEAPMSKELAFRILQEFSTKNSKAPAHSPLTMREREILERVARGESNKEIAAQFSLSEHTVKNHLKNILQKLHLENRVQLTRYALENGLVDS; encoded by the coding sequence ATGAGTATGGCTGGACAACCGGTATTTCGCGTGTTGATCGCGGACGATCATGCGCATGCGCGAGAGGGGATGCGGGATATTTTGGCGATCGATTCCTCCTTCGTCATCGTGGGCGAAGCGGTGAATGGCGAAGAAGCGATCGCGATGACCGAGACGGTCATGCCGGATATGATCCTAATGGATATCTCGATGCCGGTGATGGACGGGTTGGAAGCGACGAAGCATATTAAAGAGCGGTTCCCTTATGTCAAGATCGTCATGGTGACCGTATCCGACGATATTACTCATTTGTTCGAGGCGCTGAAAAAAGGGGCCCAAGGCTATCTTCTGAAAAACTTGCAGCCATCGGCATGGCATGAGTATTTGCGGGCAATCGCCATCGACGAGGCACCCATGTCGAAGGAGCTGGCATTCCGCATTTTGCAGGAATTCTCCACCAAGAACAGCAAGGCGCCGGCGCATTCCCCGTTGACGATGCGGGAGCGCGAAATATTGGAGCGGGTTGCCCGGGGCGAGTCGAACAAGGAGATTGCCGCGCAATTTTCTTTATCCGAGCATACGGTCAAAAATCACCTGAAAAATATTTTGCAGAAGCTTCATTTGGAAAATCGCGTGCAGCTGACGCGTTACGCATTGGAGAACGGCCTCGTCGACTCGTAA
- a CDS encoding YbjQ family protein, which produces MIVATTENIPNYEITDVVGTAFGVVVRARGIGGDIMASLKGLVGGEVKQYTQMIEDARRQAMDRMIENAHAMGGDAITMMRFDSGDVAQNMSEIVAYGTVVKLRPAQR; this is translated from the coding sequence ATGATTGTAGCAACAACCGAGAATATCCCCAACTATGAGATCACCGACGTGGTTGGCACTGCTTTTGGCGTCGTCGTGCGCGCCCGCGGCATCGGGGGAGACATTATGGCTTCCTTGAAAGGGCTGGTCGGCGGCGAAGTCAAGCAATACACGCAGATGATCGAGGACGCCCGGCGCCAGGCGATGGATCGGATGATCGAGAACGCGCACGCGATGGGCGGCGACGCTATCACGATGATGCGCTTCGACAGCGGCGACGTCGCACAGAATATGAGCGAAATCGTAGCATATGGAACGGTCGTCAAGCTGAGACCGGCTCAGAGGTAG
- a CDS encoding helix-turn-helix domain-containing protein, with protein MTGKNREVMGSRIKQLRLKHGLSQDDVAHALDMKRANVANYEAGRTTPPSDIIGRLADMLHTSADYLLGRTDNPLALHAAGTIPEWATAKDKRDFRKMLEEDPEVMFDGVPMDEDDRERVIQVLEALFWDAKKRNKRKPKRTE; from the coding sequence ATGACTGGCAAGAATAGAGAAGTGATGGGTTCACGCATCAAGCAGCTCCGCTTGAAGCATGGCCTCTCCCAGGATGACGTCGCGCATGCGCTGGATATGAAGCGGGCGAATGTGGCCAACTATGAAGCGGGACGAACGACGCCGCCGAGCGATATTATCGGTCGTCTGGCCGATATGCTGCACACCTCTGCCGACTATCTGCTCGGGCGGACGGACAACCCGCTCGCGCTGCATGCGGCGGGCACGATTCCGGAATGGGCCACCGCCAAGGACAAGCGTGATTTCCGCAAAATGCTGGAGGAAGATCCGGAAGTAATGTTCGACGGCGTGCCGATGGACGAAGATGACCGCGAACGGGTCATTCAAGTGCTGGAAGCCCTGTTCTGGGATGCGAAGAAGAGGAACAAACGGAAGCCGAAGCGAACAGAATGA
- a CDS encoding sensor histidine kinase, translating to MSDKMIKRLILWIPTLTIGLWEYVRHSFLLPYLSMDMGNILAPIIVFIVSATLLTRLFKKLDETQATLRREQRMTAALEERERLAQELHDGISQSLFMLSVKIDRLESCPSEEKQGQLDKLRQTVRHVYDDVRQAIANLRTVPQEKDFTWSHPFMQMIEDIHKDTEWEMDVAWAIPEESLTIKEKIALFSCVREALTNVRKHADAKHVRVIGRLNGDGFECEVRDDGAGFEGDPSAAAGKYGLKMLRDRARTLGWKFEMRREAGQTIMRVSKRGVAERVAEAR from the coding sequence ATGAGCGACAAGATGATTAAGCGGTTGATCTTATGGATTCCGACATTGACGATTGGGCTATGGGAATATGTCAGACATTCCTTTTTGCTTCCTTATTTGTCGATGGACATGGGCAATATATTGGCACCGATCATCGTGTTCATCGTCTCGGCGACGCTGCTGACCCGGCTGTTCAAGAAGCTGGACGAAACGCAGGCGACGCTCCGGCGGGAGCAGCGGATGACGGCGGCGCTAGAGGAGCGGGAAAGGCTGGCGCAAGAGCTGCATGACGGCATCTCGCAATCGTTGTTCATGCTGTCGGTCAAAATCGATCGCCTTGAGTCATGCCCTTCGGAGGAGAAGCAGGGTCAATTGGATAAGCTCCGCCAGACGGTGCGGCATGTGTATGACGATGTGCGGCAAGCGATTGCGAACCTGCGGACCGTGCCGCAGGAGAAGGATTTTACCTGGTCCCATCCGTTCATGCAAATGATCGAGGACATTCACAAAGATACGGAGTGGGAGATGGATGTCGCATGGGCCATCCCGGAAGAATCGCTTACCATCAAGGAGAAGATTGCCTTGTTCTCCTGCGTGCGGGAAGCATTGACCAATGTGAGGAAGCATGCCGACGCGAAGCATGTGCGGGTTATCGGCCGGCTGAATGGGGACGGCTTCGAATGCGAGGTGCGGGATGACGGAGCGGGGTTCGAGGGCGATCCGAGCGCCGCTGCCGGGAAATACGGATTGAAAATGCTGCGGGATCGGGCCAGGACGCTGGGCTGGAAATTCGAGATGAGGCGGGAGGCCGGACAGACGATTATGCGCGTCTCGAAGCGGGGAGTAGCCGAGCGGGTGGCCGAGGCGAGATAG
- a CDS encoding 3'-phosphoadenosine 5'-phosphosulfate sulfotransferase, which yields MDKYLEGASLRSVIRQRLLDRIPAVNGKILDAGTAEAGEAKPYLVLTIGSETVENDWAGSSCKIEVAPYAPPAELPHVDSLAAAVISALDRQRLTDAISGKSILFRYIGTGSDTVDEKLKAVARSVQFEVFSLGWMSHTPLDPDPVAAMAAWTRARFPEIETDPVAWNPSEDTPALYWRVAAIRSIQTVSQGAWIEATLRGHMLVPHAEARSRWLDLTVRQLALDGQVRMLDQSPMLIQSVSADGTQDACRSGQISLDVRFGILQTAASSPLLDHIHIGGA from the coding sequence ATGGATAAGTATCTGGAGGGGGCTTCGTTGCGCAGTGTTATCCGCCAGCGGTTGCTCGATCGGATTCCGGCCGTCAACGGCAAGATTTTGGACGCAGGCACTGCGGAGGCGGGCGAAGCGAAGCCCTACCTTGTTCTCACCATAGGCTCCGAGACGGTAGAGAACGACTGGGCAGGCTCCAGCTGCAAGATCGAAGTGGCGCCGTATGCGCCGCCTGCGGAGCTACCGCATGTGGACAGCCTGGCCGCCGCCGTCATCTCCGCGCTGGATCGTCAACGATTGACGGACGCCATCAGCGGCAAGTCCATCCTCTTCCGGTACATAGGCACAGGCTCGGACACGGTGGATGAGAAGCTCAAGGCGGTTGCCCGAAGTGTCCAGTTTGAAGTGTTTTCCCTGGGGTGGATGTCACATACGCCGCTGGATCCGGATCCGGTGGCGGCGATGGCTGCATGGACTCGCGCGCGCTTCCCGGAGATTGAGACCGATCCCGTAGCCTGGAATCCATCGGAGGATACTCCCGCCTTATATTGGCGTGTGGCCGCGATCCGCAGCATCCAGACGGTGAGCCAGGGTGCTTGGATCGAAGCGACGCTGCGCGGGCATATGCTGGTTCCGCATGCGGAAGCGCGCAGCCGCTGGCTGGATCTGACGGTGCGGCAATTGGCGCTCGACGGGCAGGTGCGCATGCTGGATCAATCCCCGATGCTGATCCAGAGCGTATCGGCTGACGGAACCCAGGACGCTTGCCGCAGCGGACAGATCTCGCTTGATGTCCGGTTCGGCATCCTGCAGACGGCGGCGTCATCGCCGCTGCTCGACCATATTCATATCGGAGGTGCGTAA
- a CDS encoding ImmA/IrrE family metallo-endopeptidase: MDVENIVSKLIRKYKTNCPFQLAQRLNIIVKQARLGNSTRGFYYRKLRRRYIVINTDLPFEWQRFVCAHELAHDRLHTGTGHFFIERNTLFSVGKFERQANEFALRLLLDSTEALPGDTKENYCMRHGIPPDVAKFLPYGNSHDIERERNAVP, translated from the coding sequence ATGGATGTTGAGAACATCGTAAGCAAGCTGATTCGGAAATACAAAACGAACTGTCCTTTTCAATTGGCGCAGCGGCTGAACATTATCGTTAAGCAGGCGCGGCTCGGCAATTCGACGCGCGGCTTCTATTACCGCAAGCTGCGCCGCCGCTATATCGTGATCAATACCGATCTGCCGTTCGAGTGGCAGCGCTTCGTCTGCGCGCATGAGCTGGCGCATGACCGGCTGCATACGGGAACCGGCCACTTCTTCATCGAGCGGAACACGCTGTTCTCCGTCGGCAAGTTCGAGCGGCAGGCGAATGAGTTCGCGCTCCGGCTGCTCCTGGACAGCACCGAGGCGCTCCCCGGCGACACGAAGGAGAACTACTGCATGCGGCATGGCATTCCGCCTGATGTCGCCAAGTTCCTTCCTTACGGAAATTCGCATGATATTGAACGGGAGCGTAATGCCGTCCCATAG
- a CDS encoding aldolase catalytic domain-containing protein translates to MKTNHCKIIDCTIRDGGLVNNWDFSVEFVQSLYASLNEAGVDYMEIGYKNSPKLLKGADEAGPWRFLDDDFLRKVIPQKGTTKLSALVDIGRVDENDILPRSESMLDLIRVACYSKDVDKALDLIQLFHDRGYETTINIMALSNVMENDLIEAFAMIKDSPVDIVYIVDSYGSLDHNDIHYLVHKFKEHLPNKRLGVHTHNNMQLAFSNTLVAAELGVEILDASVYGMGRGAGNCPTELLLTHLKNSRYHMRPVLGFIQNHMLKTREKWEWGYLIPYLVTGTLDEHPRSAMALLASDERDQYVEFYDRMTTPEVSFSQKKPE, encoded by the coding sequence ATGAAAACGAATCATTGTAAAATTATCGACTGCACCATTCGCGACGGCGGTCTCGTCAATAACTGGGATTTCAGCGTCGAGTTCGTGCAAAGCTTGTATGCCTCATTGAACGAAGCGGGCGTCGATTATATGGAAATTGGCTACAAAAATTCGCCGAAGTTGCTTAAAGGCGCGGATGAAGCGGGCCCTTGGCGTTTTTTGGATGACGATTTCCTGCGTAAAGTCATTCCGCAAAAAGGAACAACCAAGCTGTCGGCGCTCGTTGATATCGGACGGGTGGATGAAAATGATATTTTGCCTCGCTCCGAGAGCATGCTCGATCTGATCCGTGTCGCTTGCTACAGCAAGGATGTTGACAAAGCGCTCGATCTGATTCAGCTTTTCCACGATCGAGGCTATGAGACAACGATTAATATTATGGCGCTCTCCAACGTAATGGAGAACGATCTGATTGAAGCCTTCGCCATGATTAAGGATAGTCCGGTAGACATCGTCTATATTGTCGATTCCTACGGCAGCCTCGATCATAACGATATACATTACCTGGTGCATAAGTTCAAGGAGCATCTGCCGAACAAACGCCTTGGCGTGCATACCCACAATAATATGCAGCTTGCCTTCTCCAATACGCTCGTCGCAGCCGAACTGGGCGTCGAGATTCTGGATGCCTCCGTCTACGGCATGGGACGCGGCGCAGGGAACTGCCCGACCGAGCTGCTGCTGACGCATCTGAAGAACAGCAGATACCATATGCGACCGGTGCTTGGCTTTATTCAAAATCATATGCTCAAGACGCGCGAAAAATGGGAATGGGGTTACCTGATTCCATATCTTGTCACGGGAACGCTCGATGAGCATCCGCGTTCGGCGATGGCCTTGCTCGCATCGGACGAGCGTGATCAATATGTTGAGTTCTACGACCGGATGACGACGCCAGAAGTCAGTTTTTCCCAGAAGAAGCCGGAATAA
- a CDS encoding FeoA family protein, whose amino-acid sequence MGRHIPRPALITTPLCELKPGQTGCVCDLSEANPAVCRRLMELGVEEGTHVQVMHAGLLGGPLTLEANGQLIGIRRSEARHIGVNAV is encoded by the coding sequence ATGGGCCGTCATATTCCCCGTCCTGCTCTAATAACCACCCCATTATGCGAACTTAAGCCTGGCCAGACAGGCTGTGTGTGCGATCTGTCCGAAGCCAATCCTGCCGTATGCCGGCGCTTGATGGAGCTCGGAGTCGAGGAAGGCACGCATGTGCAGGTAATGCATGCCGGCCTGCTCGGCGGACCGCTTACGCTCGAGGCGAATGGCCAACTGATCGGCATTCGCCGCAGCGAGGCCCGTCATATCGGGGTGAATGCGGTATGA
- a CDS encoding LacI family DNA-binding transcriptional regulator, with amino-acid sequence MKVSIFDVAKKAGLSVVTVSRVLNNAQTVREKNRQKVLQAMKELDYHPNAAARSLAKGKTGVIGMIVTTLQDSFLDSIVQTVSSLLKDHGYYLALSVANYPQEEGVGRDFIEEDRVDGLLLLSPIHELSYLTELRNRNIPFVLIDHQTVQPDVHGVTVDNYTGGYEATRHLVELGHRSIAHIQGPGFFLSSIERERGFRQALDEAGLEPFAVEPGEFSIESGYQAVRQWLDQGQLPTALFAADDFTALGAINALTEAGLRVPEHMSIVGYDDQVLASELRPRLTTMRQPAEQIGKAAVDMLVKQMNGVSLTNRTVRLNSEIIVRESTAAPQSQ; translated from the coding sequence ATGAAAGTCAGTATTTTTGATGTGGCCAAAAAAGCTGGCTTGTCTGTCGTAACGGTATCCCGTGTCTTGAACAATGCCCAAACTGTTCGAGAAAAGAATCGCCAAAAGGTTCTGCAGGCGATGAAGGAACTGGACTATCACCCGAATGCGGCGGCACGAAGCTTGGCGAAAGGCAAAACCGGAGTCATCGGCATGATTGTCACGACGCTGCAGGATTCGTTCCTGGACAGCATCGTGCAGACGGTGTCTTCCCTGTTGAAGGATCACGGATATTATCTTGCTTTGTCAGTCGCGAATTATCCCCAGGAAGAAGGCGTTGGAAGGGATTTTATCGAGGAGGATCGGGTGGACGGACTGCTTCTCCTGTCGCCGATTCATGAATTGTCTTACTTGACGGAGCTGCGGAACCGGAATATTCCGTTCGTGCTTATCGATCATCAGACCGTTCAGCCGGATGTACATGGCGTTACCGTCGACAATTATACGGGAGGCTATGAAGCGACCCGCCATCTCGTTGAACTGGGGCACCGCTCCATCGCCCATATTCAGGGTCCGGGCTTCTTCCTTAGCTCGATCGAGCGGGAGCGCGGCTTCAGGCAGGCGTTGGATGAAGCGGGCTTAGAGCCGTTCGCGGTGGAGCCGGGCGAGTTCTCGATTGAATCCGGATATCAGGCGGTTCGCCAATGGCTCGACCAAGGACAGCTTCCGACCGCGCTGTTCGCGGCGGACGATTTCACGGCGCTGGGCGCCATCAATGCGTTGACCGAAGCGGGCCTGCGGGTGCCGGAGCATATGTCGATCGTCGGCTATGACGATCAGGTGCTTGCCTCCGAGCTGCGGCCGCGCTTGACGACGATGCGGCAGCCGGCCGAGCAGATCGGGAAGGCGGCGGTGGACATGCTCGTCAAGCAGATGAACGGCGTCTCGCTCACGAACCGGACCGTCCGTCTCAATTCGGAGATTATCGTCCGGGAATCAACGGCAGCGCCGCAATCGCAATGA
- a CDS encoding HD family phosphohydrolase yields MWIVIGTALVVYGLPLLALIILIVIGKTYFDKRYKQVDNPRDAIGINADYAPTKEIFIDPRDGYKYQVYYNAKTGQRQYIRMD; encoded by the coding sequence ATGTGGATCGTGATAGGTACGGCGTTAGTCGTATACGGGCTCCCTTTGCTTGCCCTTATCATCCTCATCGTTATCGGCAAAACCTATTTTGACAAGCGCTACAAGCAAGTCGACAATCCTCGCGATGCGATCGGCATCAACGCCGATTATGCCCCGACCAAAGAAATTTTTATCGATCCTCGCGACGGTTATAAATATCAGGTATACTACAATGCCAAAACGGGCCAAAGACAATATATCCGCATGGATTGA
- the feoB gene encoding ferrous iron transport protein B produces the protein MSAQITALVGNPNTGKTSLFNALTRSYEYVGNWTGVTVEKKVGRLHRQAGALIDLPGIYSLHPMSRDESVAVQYLLDELPNAIVNVVDASQLERNLMLTVQLLEYGVPVYVALNMTDVAAGRGIHIDPAKLSSALGVPVIPVNARKKQGIASILERLQTQAAEGIPLQDSARRGASGGGSASALEDADSASPLGHEGARRSPLMLNYGSEVEQAIERIAALLPGDDTVPVRWTALQYIEQNETVRQAVQARISAEQARQIGRIIEEAEQRLWDSGAALHLPQRLRSIRMEFIRQVIASSVHAEQRQARTMTERLDNIVTNRWLGIPIFILIMFLTFKVTFDWLGTPLSDALDAFFSGPLTEGAAALLDAAGASSFTHALLEEGIIAGVGGVLVFVPQIFLLFLFISFIEDSGYMARVTVVMDRLMEAVGLNGKAFIPFVIGFGCNVPGIMAARTIEQPRERLVTTLLVPLMSCSARLSVYALFAGVFFQSHQAIVVLSLYLLSIVLSLLLAKLFTKRLMKEEHSIFVVELPPYRMPQWQTLFRSTWEKGKGFVRKAGTFILGGSVLIWFLTYAGPGGLGVEMDDSYLALIGGFLAPLLAPLGFGTWQAGAALLTGFLAKEIVVSTMNIIYHAPDAAMLQAQIAEAFTPLSAYTFCVFLLLYVPCLATVGILRKETASWRWTWFSIGYSLVLAYAAALVVTAVGRWLGYM, from the coding sequence ATGAGCGCACAGATAACCGCGCTGGTCGGCAATCCGAACACCGGGAAGACTTCCTTGTTCAATGCCCTTACCCGCTCTTACGAATATGTTGGCAACTGGACAGGCGTAACGGTGGAGAAAAAAGTGGGGCGGCTGCATCGTCAAGCAGGCGCCCTGATTGATCTGCCGGGCATCTACTCGCTTCATCCGATGTCAAGAGATGAGAGCGTCGCCGTACAGTATTTGTTGGACGAGCTTCCGAACGCCATTGTCAATGTCGTGGACGCCTCTCAATTGGAGCGCAATCTCATGCTGACTGTGCAGCTGCTCGAGTATGGCGTGCCTGTATATGTCGCCCTCAACATGACGGATGTCGCTGCCGGAAGAGGCATTCATATCGATCCGGCGAAGCTGTCCTCCGCGCTCGGCGTCCCGGTCATTCCGGTGAATGCCCGCAAGAAGCAGGGCATCGCCAGCATTTTGGAACGCCTGCAGACGCAAGCCGCCGAGGGCATACCCCTACAGGATTCGGCTCGCAGGGGCGCATCCGGAGGAGGATCAGCATCAGCGCTTGAGGATGCAGACTCAGCATCACCGCTTGGACATGAAGGCGCACGCCGCAGCCCGCTCATGCTGAATTACGGAAGCGAGGTGGAGCAGGCGATCGAGCGCATCGCCGCGCTTCTTCCCGGCGATGACACGGTGCCGGTACGATGGACGGCGCTGCAATACATCGAGCAGAACGAGACGGTCCGCCAAGCTGTCCAAGCGCGTATTAGTGCAGAGCAAGCCCGCCAGATTGGGCGGATTATCGAAGAGGCTGAGCAGCGCCTGTGGGACAGCGGGGCCGCGCTGCATCTTCCGCAGCGGCTGCGCAGCATCCGGATGGAATTCATCCGTCAGGTTATCGCTTCGTCCGTCCATGCGGAGCAGCGGCAGGCACGCACGATGACAGAGCGCCTCGATAATATCGTGACGAATCGATGGCTCGGCATTCCGATATTTATCCTTATTATGTTTCTTACCTTCAAAGTCACCTTCGACTGGCTCGGCACGCCGTTATCGGACGCGCTGGACGCGTTCTTCTCCGGCCCGCTGACGGAAGGAGCAGCAGCGCTGCTGGATGCGGCAGGAGCCTCCTCTTTCACGCATGCGCTGCTGGAGGAAGGCATTATCGCCGGGGTCGGAGGCGTGCTGGTGTTCGTGCCGCAAATCTTTTTGCTGTTCCTTTTCATCTCGTTTATTGAAGATTCCGGTTATATGGCCCGTGTCACCGTCGTGATGGACCGGCTGATGGAAGCCGTCGGCCTGAACGGCAAGGCGTTCATTCCGTTCGTCATCGGCTTCGGCTGCAACGTGCCGGGCATCATGGCGGCCCGCACCATCGAACAGCCGCGGGAGCGTCTGGTCACGACGCTGCTCGTCCCGCTCATGTCCTGCTCCGCCCGGCTGTCGGTATATGCATTGTTCGCCGGCGTATTCTTCCAGTCGCATCAGGCGATCGTCGTCCTCAGCCTGTACTTGCTCAGCATCGTGCTGTCGCTGCTGCTGGCCAAGCTGTTCACGAAGCGCTTAATGAAGGAAGAGCACAGCATCTTCGTCGTCGAGCTGCCGCCTTACCGGATGCCGCAATGGCAGACGCTGTTCCGCAGCACATGGGAGAAGGGCAAGGGCTTCGTCCGCAAAGCGGGCACGTTCATTCTGGGCGGCTCGGTCCTGATCTGGTTCCTCACCTATGCCGGCCCCGGCGGGCTCGGAGTAGAGATGGACGACAGCTATCTGGCACTGATCGGCGGCTTCCTCGCCCCGCTGCTCGCACCGCTTGGCTTCGGGACATGGCAAGCCGGGGCCGCGCTGTTGACCGGGTTCCTGGCCAAGGAAATCGTCGTGTCCACGATGAACATCATCTATCATGCGCCGGATGCGGCGATGCTGCAGGCACAAATTGCCGAAGCCTTCACGCCGTTGTCCGCTTATACGTTCTGCGTGTTCCTGCTGCTGTACGTCCCCTGTCTCGCGACGGTCGGCATCCTGCGCAAGGAGACGGCTTCGTGGCGGTGGACATGGTTCTCTATCGGATATTCGCTCGTTCTCGCCTATGCCGCGGCACTAGTTGTAACGGCAGTCGGACGTTGGCTTGGCTATATGTAA